The genomic DNA TTTATCAAAATCATCTTCGAGCTATTTATTTTGGTATTTATGTCCCAGACTCATTCTCCTACTCGATTTTTGGATATTTATGACTGTATTAAATCATTATTTTACTTTTCTTTCATATGTGATTGCGCCGTGTTTATCGAAAATCGTGAGACCAGAGATGTCTTTGTTTGGCTCAGGAATAATGAGACTAGCGATATAAGCTGTCACAAAGGCTGTAATAAAAGCAATAATCGATACATAAAATGGGGAACCTGCACCGCCAACACCTTGTAAGAAGTAGCTGACAATGACAGCGACGATGATGCCAATAATGACACCAATGCCATGTGTACGTTTAGTGAAAATACCCACTGCAAAAATTCCAGCAATTGGTACCCCAAAAAGACCAGTAATTAATAAGAATAAATCCCATACATCATTAGAATTTGCGGCAATAAGGTATAAAGAAATCAACATGCCAAGCAGACCGACGACAATAGTGGCAAGACGTGCAAAACGTACTTCAGCTTCCTCGCTTTTTTTACCAAAGAAGCGTTGTTTAATATCAACAGATAAACAAGCCGCCATAGAATTTAAGCTCGATGAAATCGTTGATTGTGCAGCAGCGAAAATCGCAGCAATCATTAATCCAGCTACAAAAGGTGGCATTTCAGTTAAGATAAAATAAGGCACAATGGAAGAGGTATTAAAATCTTTTGGGAGTGTCGTATGATGCGTATAAAAAACAAATAAGACAGTCCCCATGCCATAGAATAACGGTGCTGAGATCATTGCTAGAAGACCATTTGTCCATAAAGAATGTGAAGTTTCTTTAAGTGACTCAGAGGCCTGATAACGTTGTACAACGTCTTGACTTGCTGTATATTGTTGTAAATTATTAAAAATACTTCCTAAAAAGATGATTGGAATGGCTGCTGATGCGGCGGTGAATTTCCAATTGTCTGCGCTAATGAGTTTTTGCTTGTCAACAGCTTCATTGACTACAGTGCCTAAACCACCATCAATATGAACGATACCGATAATAATAATAACCAGTGCGCCACCTAGTAAAATCACACCTTGAATAAAATCACTCCAGACGACGCCTTCAAAACCGCCTAAAAATGTATAGACAATACAAAGCACACCGACTAAACTCGCAACGAGATATGGATTAATATCGGATACAGCTGTAATGGCGAGTGTAGGTAAATAGATAACGATTGCGACACGTCCTAAATGGAAAAGTACAAATAATAAAGAACCTAAAACACGAACCGCTGGATTAAACCGTGCTTCTAAATATTCATAAGCAGACGTAATCTTTAACTTTTTGAAAAAAGGAATGTAGAAATAGATTAACAATGGAATAATTGCAACGATAGCCACATTACCTGCAATATAAGACCAATCAGTTAAATAAGATTTTTCCGGTGTAGACATAAAAGTAATGGCACTCAGTGTTGTCGCATAAATAGAGAATCCTACGACCCAAGAAGGCAGTCGACCACTTGCGGTGAAAAAGCTATTTGTATCTTTACCCGCTCGCTTAGTAAAGAAAGCGCCAATACCTAACATTAACAATAAATAGCAAAGTAATGCCGCCCAGTTCCAAAATCCAAATCCAATTGTATGCATATAAATGACACCTCTCATTTTGTTTTAAAATTAATTAAATAATTAGTAAGCGCTTACATATAACGGTAAAAAAGAGAGTGAGTATGTAACATACATAGAGAAACGACATGACTCACTCCGTTTTTTCTACATAGGTGTATTACCTATGAATTAAAGTTGATAACGTTGAATCAATTGTTGAAGTGTTTCACGATTGGCTTCATTAAATGGATGGAAAGGTGCTTTTGGTACACCTGTATCCAAGCCTTTCTCAGCTAAAATGGCTTTAAGCGTTGGATAAAGACCTAATTTTAAGACAGTTTCGATAATGTCATTCGTTTCATGCTGAATTTGATAGGCGCTTTCGATCTGTCCTTGTTGTGCATGTTCAAAAATTTGACGTGCACGTATGCCATTGACATTGAAAGTCGAACCAATTGCCCCATCTACGCCTGAAATGGCTGCTTGGACAAGCATTTCATCAAAGCCAGAATAAATCAATTTATCAGGAAATGCTTTTCTTAAACGTTCAAGTAAGAAAAAGTCAGGTGCAGTATATTTCACGCCAATGATATGGTCGTTTTGGAATAATTCTTCAAATTGTTGTATTGAGATATTGACCCCTGTAAGTCCTGGAATAGAGTAAACAATCATTTTGTTGCCTGTTGCTTCAATAATTTTGAAGTAATAATCTCGAATTTCTTCGAATGTAAAAGGGTAGTAAAAAGGCGTAACTGCGGATAATGCGTCATAACCAAGTTCTGTCGCATATTGCCCTAATTCAATGGCTTCGTTTAAATCAAGTGCACCGATTTGAGCGATTAGCCGAATGGCATCTTTGGCTTCGTCTTTAGCGATGCGAAAAACTTCTTTCTTTTGAGCTGTGTTCATCAAGAAATTTTCCCCTGAGCTACCATTGACATACAAACCATCAAGTTTTTGCGTATCAATCGCATTTCGTACAATCTGACGTAAACCCGCTTCTTTGATTTCGCCTTTTTCATTAAATGGAACAAGTAAAGCTGCGTATAAGCCTTTGAGATGATCCTCCATCTTTTAAAACCTCCCAAAACAGATTTGTAATATTGGTCAGACCAATTTATAATTTAATTGTAAGCGTTATTATAAATGGGGTCAATATTAATTTTCATTTGAGAATGTTCAGATTGTGGTAAAATATAACAAATTAATAACAAGGAGATTGCTGTTGGATGGGCAAAGAAGTAGGACAATCAGGCACTAATTTAAAACAAATTGTGGTGAAAAAAATAAAAGATTATATTTTAGCCGAATCGCTTCAAGCGGGAGATAAACTTCCGACAGAACGCAAGCTCGCTGAAACGTATCAAGTGAGTCGCTCTGTCGTACGTGAAGCCTTGAGTTATTTGGAAAATACAGGGGTGACTGAAAGTGTTCAAGGTCGGGGGACTTTAGTGAAAGACCAAGATATTACCCCATTAATAGAGGGGTTTTTATTTAGTTTTCAAGTCTCGCAAGGGAATTTAAAAGACTTGATGATGTTGAGACTGACATTTGAACTTGCCGCTA from Staphylococcus schleiferi includes the following:
- a CDS encoding sodium:solute symporter, which codes for MHTIGFGFWNWAALLCYLLLMLGIGAFFTKRAGKDTNSFFTASGRLPSWVVGFSIYATTLSAITFMSTPEKSYLTDWSYIAGNVAIVAIIPLLIYFYIPFFKKLKITSAYEYLEARFNPAVRVLGSLLFVLFHLGRVAIVIYLPTLAITAVSDINPYLVASLVGVLCIVYTFLGGFEGVVWSDFIQGVILLGGALVIIIIGIVHIDGGLGTVVNEAVDKQKLISADNWKFTAASAAIPIIFLGSIFNNLQQYTASQDVVQRYQASESLKETSHSLWTNGLLAMISAPLFYGMGTVLFVFYTHHTTLPKDFNTSSIVPYFILTEMPPFVAGLMIAAIFAAAQSTISSSLNSMAACLSVDIKQRFFGKKSEEAEVRFARLATIVVGLLGMLISLYLIAANSNDVWDLFLLITGLFGVPIAGIFAVGIFTKRTHGIGVIIGIIVAVIVSYFLQGVGGAGSPFYVSIIAFITAFVTAYIASLIIPEPNKDISGLTIFDKHGAITYERKVK
- a CDS encoding N-acetylneuraminate lyase codes for the protein MEDHLKGLYAALLVPFNEKGEIKEAGLRQIVRNAIDTQKLDGLYVNGSSGENFLMNTAQKKEVFRIAKDEAKDAIRLIAQIGALDLNEAIELGQYATELGYDALSAVTPFYYPFTFEEIRDYYFKIIEATGNKMIVYSIPGLTGVNISIQQFEELFQNDHIIGVKYTAPDFFLLERLRKAFPDKLIYSGFDEMLVQAAISGVDGAIGSTFNVNGIRARQIFEHAQQGQIESAYQIQHETNDIIETVLKLGLYPTLKAILAEKGLDTGVPKAPFHPFNEANRETLQQLIQRYQL
- a CDS encoding FadR/GntR family transcriptional regulator — encoded protein: MGKEVGQSGTNLKQIVVKKIKDYILAESLQAGDKLPTERKLAETYQVSRSVVREALSYLENTGVTESVQGRGTLVKDQDITPLIEGFLFSFQVSQGNLKDLMMLRLTFELAAIDIIERKNVPLTAIKEALVDNVEDFNVEADQAFHESLLAAVDSSLFKQMSAVVQAYFYQMAIETTQTENERSLTEHRKIYEDLMNENYVLAKELLTQHLMRGAEFYE